One genomic segment of Nocardia spumae includes these proteins:
- the mhuD gene encoding mycobilin-forming heme oxygenase MhuD has translation MAVVKINAIEVPEGAGPELEKRFANRAHAVENSPGFLGFQLLRPVAGDNRYFVVTQWDSEESFAAWRDGPAKEAHAGQARQPVATGASLLEFEVVLDVAGKSSAS, from the coding sequence ATGGCTGTTGTGAAGATCAATGCGATCGAGGTTCCCGAGGGAGCCGGACCCGAACTCGAGAAGCGGTTCGCCAACCGGGCGCACGCGGTGGAGAACTCGCCCGGATTCCTGGGCTTCCAGCTGCTCCGTCCGGTTGCCGGTGACAACCGGTATTTCGTTGTGACGCAGTGGGATTCGGAAGAATCCTTCGCGGCCTGGCGGGACGGACCGGCCAAGGAGGCGCATGCGGGACAGGCCCGGCAGCCGGTCGCGACCGGCGCCTCACTGCTCGAATTCGAGGTCGTTCTCGACGTAGCGGGCAAGTCCTCCGCGAGCTGA
- a CDS encoding FHA domain-containing protein, with product MTEIHESFLRFTDQAGGRHELTLTPDRQRITIGRSPQADLALSWDAEVSRLHAAVEYLGAHWTIVDDGLSRNGTFVNGERLAGRRRLETGDRIRVGTSMLSFHDYTGPVDDATRTSAASMPSLRSLTDTQRAVLIALCRPYRGNTEFATPASNQQIAAELYLSVDAIKTHLRTLFSKFGVEDLPQNQKRVRLAALAIQTGIISHRDL from the coding sequence GTGACGGAAATACACGAATCATTTCTTCGCTTCACCGACCAGGCGGGCGGGCGGCACGAACTCACCCTGACCCCGGATCGGCAGCGCATCACGATCGGGCGGTCACCGCAGGCGGATCTGGCGCTGTCCTGGGACGCCGAGGTGTCGCGACTCCACGCGGCGGTGGAATATCTCGGCGCACACTGGACCATCGTCGACGACGGGCTGTCGCGCAACGGCACCTTCGTCAACGGGGAGCGGCTGGCCGGGCGGCGCCGGCTGGAGACCGGTGATCGGATCCGGGTGGGTACCTCGATGCTGTCGTTCCACGATTACACCGGGCCGGTCGACGACGCGACCCGGACGTCGGCGGCCTCCATGCCGAGCCTGCGGTCGCTGACCGATACCCAGCGCGCGGTGCTGATCGCGTTGTGCCGGCCGTATCGGGGCAACACCGAATTCGCCACCCCGGCGTCCAATCAGCAGATCGCCGCCGAACTGTATCTGAGCGTGGACGCGATCAAAACCCATCTGCGCACGCTGTTTTCGAAATTCGGTGTCGAGGATCTGCCGCAGAATCAGAAGCGGGTGCGGTTGGCGGCCTTGGCCATTCAGACCGGAATCATCTCGCACCGCGATCTGTGA
- a CDS encoding ATP-dependent Clp protease ATP-binding subunit, protein MFERFTDRARRVVVLAQEEARMLNHNYIGTEHILLGLIHEGEGVAAKSLESLGISLEGVRSQVEEIIGQGQQAPSGHIPFTPRAKKVLELSLREALQLGHNYIGTEHILLGLIREGEGVAAQVLVKLGADLNRVRQQVIQLLSGYQGGKEAVESGARGESGTPSTSLVLDQFGRNLTQAALEGKLDPVIGRSKEIERVMQVLSRRTKNNPVLIGEPGVGKTAVVEGLAQAIVNGEVPETLKDKQLYTLDLGSLVAGSRYRGDFEERLKKVLKEINTRGDIILFIDELHTLVGAGAAEGAIDAASILKPKLARGELQTIGATTLDEYRKYIEKDAALERRFQPVQVGEPTVEHTINILKGLRDRYEAHHRVSITDGALVAAATLADRYINDRFLPDKAIDLIDEAGARMRIRRMTAPPDLREFDDKIADARREKESAIDAQDFEKAARLRDKEKQLVAKRAEREKQWRSGDLDVVAEVDDEQIAEVLANWTGIPVFKLTEEETTRLLRMEDELHKRIIGQEDAVKAVSKAIRRTRAGLKDPKRPSGSFIFAGPSGVGKTELSKALANFLFGEDDALIQIDMGEFHDRFTASRLFGAPPGYVGYEEGGQLTEKVRRKPFSVVLFDEIEKAHQEIYNTLLQVLEDGRLTDGQGRTVDFKNTVLIFTSNLGTSDISKAVGLGFAQSNNEGSNYERMKLKVNDELKKHFRPEFLNRIDDVIVFHQLTNEQIVEMVDLMINRVATQLRNKDMEIELTDQAKSLLAKRGFDPVLGARPLRRTIQREIEDQLSEKILFGELGPGQIVSVDVENWDGEGAGEDAKFTFAGRAKPAKPEAEPVAALAGAGEPTPEASGE, encoded by the coding sequence ATGTTCGAGAGGTTCACCGACCGCGCGAGGCGTGTCGTTGTCCTGGCCCAAGAAGAGGCTCGGATGCTCAACCACAACTACATCGGCACCGAGCACATCCTGCTGGGCCTGATCCACGAGGGTGAGGGTGTCGCGGCGAAGTCCCTGGAGTCGCTGGGGATTTCGCTCGAGGGTGTGCGCAGCCAGGTGGAGGAGATCATCGGGCAGGGCCAGCAGGCGCCGTCCGGTCACATCCCGTTCACCCCCCGGGCCAAGAAGGTGCTGGAGCTGAGTCTGCGCGAGGCGCTGCAGCTCGGCCACAACTACATCGGCACCGAGCACATTCTGCTCGGCCTGATTCGTGAGGGCGAGGGCGTCGCGGCCCAGGTGCTCGTGAAGCTGGGCGCCGATCTCAACCGGGTGCGTCAGCAGGTCATCCAGCTGCTGTCCGGCTACCAGGGCGGTAAGGAGGCGGTGGAGTCCGGCGCTCGTGGCGAGTCCGGGACCCCGTCGACGTCGCTGGTGCTCGACCAGTTCGGCCGCAACCTCACCCAGGCGGCGCTGGAAGGCAAACTCGACCCCGTCATCGGCCGCTCGAAGGAAATCGAGCGTGTCATGCAGGTGCTGAGCCGCCGCACCAAGAACAACCCGGTCCTCATCGGTGAGCCCGGTGTCGGTAAGACCGCCGTCGTGGAGGGCCTCGCTCAGGCGATCGTCAACGGCGAGGTGCCGGAGACGCTGAAGGACAAGCAGCTGTACACCCTCGACCTGGGTTCCCTGGTCGCGGGCAGCCGCTACCGCGGTGATTTCGAAGAGCGCCTGAAGAAGGTGCTCAAGGAGATCAACACCCGCGGCGACATCATCCTGTTCATCGACGAGCTGCACACGCTGGTCGGGGCGGGTGCCGCCGAGGGCGCCATCGACGCGGCCTCGATCCTGAAGCCGAAGCTGGCTCGCGGTGAGCTGCAGACCATCGGTGCCACCACCCTCGACGAGTACCGCAAGTACATCGAGAAGGACGCCGCGCTGGAGCGTCGTTTCCAGCCGGTGCAGGTGGGCGAGCCGACCGTCGAGCACACCATCAACATCCTCAAGGGTCTGCGTGACCGCTACGAGGCGCATCACCGGGTGTCCATCACCGACGGTGCGCTGGTGGCGGCGGCGACCCTGGCCGACCGCTACATCAACGACCGGTTCCTGCCGGACAAGGCGATCGACCTGATCGACGAGGCGGGCGCCCGGATGCGTATCCGTCGCATGACCGCACCGCCGGACCTGCGCGAATTCGACGACAAGATCGCCGATGCGCGCCGCGAGAAGGAAAGCGCGATCGACGCGCAGGACTTCGAGAAGGCCGCGCGGCTGCGCGACAAGGAAAAGCAGCTGGTCGCCAAGCGCGCCGAGCGTGAGAAGCAGTGGCGTTCCGGCGATCTGGATGTCGTGGCCGAGGTCGACGACGAGCAGATCGCGGAGGTGCTGGCCAACTGGACCGGTATCCCGGTGTTCAAGCTCACCGAGGAGGAGACCACCCGTCTGCTCCGCATGGAGGACGAGCTGCACAAGCGGATCATCGGCCAGGAGGACGCGGTCAAGGCCGTTTCCAAGGCGATCCGCCGTACCCGCGCCGGTCTGAAGGATCCGAAGCGCCCGTCGGGCTCGTTCATCTTCGCCGGTCCGTCCGGTGTCGGTAAGACCGAGCTGTCCAAGGCGCTGGCGAACTTCCTGTTCGGTGAGGACGATGCCCTCATCCAGATCGACATGGGCGAGTTCCACGATCGCTTCACCGCCTCGCGGCTGTTCGGTGCCCCTCCGGGCTACGTCGGCTACGAGGAGGGCGGCCAGCTCACCGAGAAGGTGCGCCGCAAGCCGTTCTCGGTGGTGCTGTTCGACGAGATCGAGAAGGCGCATCAGGAGATCTACAACACCCTGTTGCAGGTGCTCGAGGACGGCCGTCTCACCGACGGTCAGGGTCGTACGGTCGACTTCAAGAACACCGTGCTGATCTTCACCTCGAACCTGGGTACCTCGGATATCTCGAAGGCCGTGGGTCTGGGCTTCGCCCAGTCCAACAACGAGGGCTCGAACTACGAGCGGATGAAGCTCAAGGTCAACGACGAGCTGAAGAAGCACTTCCGGCCCGAGTTCCTGAACCGTATCGACGACGTGATCGTCTTCCACCAGCTCACCAACGAGCAGATCGTGGAGATGGTCGATCTGATGATCAACCGCGTCGCGACGCAGCTGCGGAACAAGGATATGGAGATCGAGCTCACCGACCAGGCCAAGAGCCTGCTGGCCAAGCGCGGTTTCGATCCGGTGCTGGGTGCGCGGCCGCTGCGTCGCACCATTCAGCGCGAGATCGAGGATCAGCTGTCGGAGAAGATCCTCTTCGGCGAGCTGGGCCCCGGTCAGATCGTCTCGGTCGATGTCGAGAACTGGGACGGCGAAGGCGCCGGCGAGGACGCCAAGTTCACCTTCGCCGGTCGGGCCAAGCCCGCGAAGCCGGAGGCCGAGCCGGTGGCGGCGCTGGCCGGTGCCGGTGAGCCGACCCCGGAGGCCTCGGGCGAGTAG
- a CDS encoding response regulator transcription factor: protein MSGIRVLVADDQALVRAGFAALLDAQDGIEVVGEADNGEHALRMTRQLRPDVVLMDIRMPVLDGLAATREIAADPGLAAVRVVVLTTFELDEYVFEAMRSGATGFLVKHTEPADLVKAVRVVAGGDALLSPSVTRRLVAEFATHAKPAPTAALSELTDREREVMALVAEGLTNAEIGQRLFMSPATARTHVSRILLKLNARDRTQLVVMAYESGLVRPGWQ, encoded by the coding sequence GTGAGTGGCATTCGTGTACTGGTGGCCGACGACCAGGCGCTGGTGCGGGCCGGATTCGCCGCCCTGCTGGACGCGCAGGACGGCATCGAGGTGGTCGGCGAGGCCGACAACGGCGAGCACGCCCTGCGCATGACCCGCCAATTGCGTCCCGATGTGGTGTTGATGGATATCCGGATGCCGGTGCTCGACGGCCTGGCCGCCACCCGCGAGATCGCCGCCGACCCCGGCCTCGCCGCGGTGCGAGTGGTGGTGCTGACCACCTTCGAACTCGACGAATACGTCTTCGAGGCCATGCGGTCCGGCGCCACAGGATTCCTGGTCAAGCACACCGAACCCGCCGATCTCGTGAAGGCGGTCCGGGTGGTCGCCGGCGGTGACGCCCTGCTCTCACCCAGCGTCACCCGCCGACTGGTCGCCGAATTCGCCACTCACGCCAAACCCGCACCCACGGCCGCCCTGTCGGAGCTCACCGATCGCGAACGCGAGGTGATGGCGCTGGTGGCCGAGGGCCTCACCAATGCCGAGATCGGACAGCGCCTGTTCATGAGCCCGGCGACCGCACGCACGCATGTGAGCCGAATCCTGTTGAAACTCAACGCCCGCGACCGGACCCAATTGGTCGTGATGGCCTACGAGTCGGGATTGGTCCGGCCCGGTTGGCAGTAG
- a CDS encoding esterase/lipase family protein, whose product MLVLAVLSTLWVTAAGAARADYPVDYNFFSGIPYELRNPGGSLPGANDWSCRPTSAHPEPVVLLHGTGGGAQTNWGVYAPLLANEGYCVYSLTYGAFDLPWPLSAIGGMAPIQDSASQVAAFVARVRAATGAAKVDLIAHSQGNMVGNYFIKRLGGSEQVDKFVAIAAPWLGTFGPVIDPARDLARRLGAGPAFDAALGVTPCAACAQMTGASDFVRALNADGVYDPNVTYTNIETRYDELVVPYTVALVPGPKTTNVVVQDGCAADFSEHAGIAGSDRAAAFALNALDPAHPHEVPCHFIPPLTG is encoded by the coding sequence ATGCTGGTCCTGGCCGTGCTGAGCACGCTGTGGGTGACCGCCGCCGGGGCCGCGCGCGCCGACTATCCGGTCGACTACAACTTCTTCTCCGGCATTCCGTACGAGTTGCGGAATCCGGGCGGTTCGCTGCCCGGCGCCAACGACTGGTCGTGCCGTCCCACCTCGGCCCATCCCGAACCGGTGGTGCTGCTGCACGGCACCGGCGGTGGTGCTCAGACGAATTGGGGCGTGTACGCGCCGTTGCTGGCCAACGAGGGTTACTGCGTCTATTCGCTGACCTACGGAGCATTCGACCTGCCGTGGCCGTTGTCGGCGATCGGCGGGATGGCCCCGATTCAGGACAGTGCGAGTCAGGTCGCGGCCTTCGTGGCACGGGTGCGGGCCGCGACGGGTGCGGCGAAGGTCGATCTGATCGCGCATTCGCAAGGCAATATGGTCGGCAACTACTTCATCAAGCGACTGGGCGGCTCGGAACAGGTCGACAAGTTCGTGGCGATCGCGGCGCCGTGGCTGGGAACCTTCGGCCCGGTGATCGACCCGGCTCGCGATCTGGCCCGCCGGCTGGGCGCCGGCCCCGCCTTCGATGCCGCACTCGGCGTCACCCCGTGTGCCGCGTGTGCCCAGATGACGGGCGCCTCGGATTTCGTGCGGGCGCTGAACGCGGACGGCGTCTACGACCCGAATGTCACCTACACCAATATCGAGACCCGATACGACGAGCTGGTGGTGCCCTACACGGTCGCCCTGGTCCCGGGTCCGAAGACCACGAACGTAGTGGTCCAGGACGGATGCGCGGCGGATTTCTCCGAACATGCCGGTATCGCGGGCAGTGACCGGGCCGCGGCCTTCGCCCTGAACGCCTTGGACCCGGCCCATCCCCACGAGGTGCCCTGTCACTTCATCCCGCCGCTGACCGGATAG
- a CDS encoding histone-like nucleoid-structuring protein Lsr2 yields the protein MAKKVTVSLIDDVDGESIADETIEFAIDGVSYEIDLSAANAAKLRDGLDAWVANARRVSGRRRSKPIGAGTAAPKGRVSMDREQSAAIREWARRKGHKVSARGRISADVVESYHKEVGRNN from the coding sequence ATGGCAAAGAAGGTCACCGTTAGCCTGATCGACGATGTCGATGGTGAGTCCATTGCGGACGAGACCATCGAGTTCGCGATCGACGGTGTTTCGTACGAGATCGACCTGTCCGCGGCAAATGCCGCGAAGCTGCGGGACGGGCTGGACGCCTGGGTCGCCAATGCCCGTCGGGTGAGTGGTCGCCGGCGCAGTAAGCCGATCGGTGCGGGTACCGCGGCGCCGAAGGGACGAGTGTCCATGGATCGTGAGCAGAGTGCGGCTATTCGGGAATGGGCGCGGCGCAAGGGCCACAAGGTTTCCGCGCGCGGTCGTATCTCCGCCGATGTCGTGGAGAGCTACCACAAGGAAGTGGGCCGCAACAACTAG
- a CDS encoding OsmC family peroxiredoxin, translating to MPTRSARTAWTGGLQDGSGQVELASSGVGKFDVSFPKRTADTAEGTTSPEELIAAAHSSCYAMALSGQIAAAGGTVQSLDVNADVTLGPDPAGGFRISRIVLTVRGRVADIDAAGFEQAAQNAKAGCPISKALAGVETIELDAALES from the coding sequence ATGCCCACACGTAGCGCGCGGACCGCATGGACCGGCGGTTTGCAGGACGGATCCGGACAGGTCGAATTGGCGAGCTCCGGCGTCGGCAAGTTCGATGTCTCGTTCCCGAAGCGAACCGCCGATACCGCCGAGGGCACCACGAGCCCCGAGGAACTGATCGCGGCCGCGCATTCGTCCTGCTACGCGATGGCATTGTCCGGTCAGATCGCCGCGGCGGGCGGCACGGTGCAGAGCCTGGACGTCAACGCCGATGTGACGCTCGGACCGGATCCGGCCGGTGGCTTCCGGATCTCCAGGATCGTGCTGACCGTGCGCGGACGCGTCGCGGATATCGATGCCGCCGGTTTCGAACAGGCCGCCCAGAACGCCAAGGCCGGCTGCCCCATCAGCAAGGCGCTGGCCGGGGTCGAGACGATCGAGCTGGACGCCGCGCTCGAGAGCTGA
- a CDS encoding ABC transporter ATP-binding protein, with translation MNSSDSTDPDRAAGTATQTARPGPDSIVATEALTKRYGGHTVVDAVEMTVRRGEIYGFLGPNGAGKTTTLRMLVGLIAPSSGTATVLGRRPGDPEALRRIGVLIEGPGFYPYLSGRDNLRVLARYRYAGSGRGRELFAEVDQVLARVGLADRADDRLRTYSLGMKQRLGVGAALLGRPDLLILDEPTNGLDPAGMAEMRELVTGLAADGHTVVLSSHLLGEVQEICDRVGVISGGRLLTESTVSRLRGAATLLVRAEPMEAAYPAVRRVVGDHAALLTAAGIRVDAGRAMAPEVARAVVEARADLLELRIDEKSLEEVFFEMTKQESPI, from the coding sequence ATGAACAGTTCGGATTCCACCGACCCGGACCGCGCGGCCGGGACGGCTACCCAGACCGCACGACCGGGGCCCGATTCGATCGTCGCCACCGAGGCGCTGACCAAACGATACGGCGGCCACACGGTCGTCGACGCGGTCGAGATGACCGTGCGCCGGGGTGAGATCTACGGCTTCCTCGGACCCAATGGGGCGGGTAAGACCACCACGCTGCGCATGCTCGTCGGCCTGATCGCGCCGAGTTCGGGCACCGCGACGGTGCTGGGTCGCCGGCCCGGCGATCCGGAGGCGCTGCGCCGGATCGGTGTTCTCATCGAAGGTCCCGGTTTCTATCCGTATCTGTCCGGTCGCGATAACCTGCGCGTCCTGGCTCGCTACCGCTACGCCGGTTCCGGGCGTGGCCGGGAGTTGTTCGCCGAGGTCGATCAGGTCCTGGCCCGGGTCGGACTCGCCGATCGCGCCGATGATCGCCTCCGCACCTACTCGCTGGGGATGAAACAGCGTCTGGGTGTGGGTGCGGCCCTGCTCGGGCGACCGGATCTGCTCATTCTCGACGAACCGACCAACGGCCTGGATCCCGCGGGCATGGCCGAGATGCGCGAACTCGTCACCGGATTGGCCGCCGACGGGCACACCGTCGTGCTCTCCTCGCATCTGCTCGGTGAAGTGCAGGAAATATGCGATCGGGTCGGGGTCATCTCGGGCGGGCGGCTGCTCACCGAATCGACGGTGAGTCGATTGCGCGGTGCGGCAACACTTCTCGTGCGCGCCGAACCGATGGAAGCGGCCTATCCGGCCGTTCGCCGGGTGGTGGGCGATCATGCCGCGTTGCTGACCGCCGCCGGCATCAGAGTCGATGCCGGTAGGGCAATGGCGCCCGAGGTGGCACGCGCGGTGGTCGAGGCGCGGGCGGATCTGCTCGAGCTGCGGATCGACGAGAAATCGCTGGAGGAAGTGTTCTTCGAGATGACGAAACAGGAGAGTCCGATATGA
- a CDS encoding sensor histidine kinase, whose translation MEQSKRPRGWDVLLSVIIAGVQVGAGHAANAHQSGLRSLDALGYALLVAGPALLLLRRAHPRAVFVAVLAITAGYLLAGYGYGPIFISLVIAFLTAAAQGSRWYTYPLVPLGYLLMVWPGPALRGHGTSGWPMVGIMAWLVVLIAVAEGIRQRRSVLTARRQRAEAARRNEEAERARELAERDQRATLERLAIARELHDVLAHSLSLINVQSSVALELLDRKPEQAATALSAIKEVSRDALGEVHSLLRSIRAGAETVAAPTAPAVGIGDLESLLAPTRAAGTVVRTTVSGTPRRLPVVVDVAAARIVQESLTNVLRHAPGAEAGVTVDYSPTGLCITVDNERPANSPQSSTAGGGNGIPGMIERAHALGGELSAAARDDGGFRVRARLPILASTPPEYPDTQEVS comes from the coding sequence GTGGAGCAGAGCAAGCGGCCCCGCGGCTGGGATGTGCTGCTGAGCGTGATCATCGCCGGCGTCCAGGTGGGCGCCGGCCATGCCGCAAACGCCCACCAGTCCGGTCTGCGGTCGCTGGACGCGCTCGGATATGCCCTGCTGGTGGCCGGACCGGCGCTACTGCTGCTGCGGCGCGCTCATCCGCGTGCGGTGTTCGTCGCCGTGCTCGCGATCACCGCCGGCTATCTGCTGGCGGGCTACGGATACGGCCCGATCTTCATCTCGCTGGTCATCGCCTTTCTCACCGCGGCCGCCCAGGGCTCGCGCTGGTACACCTATCCCCTGGTGCCGCTGGGCTATCTGCTGATGGTGTGGCCCGGGCCCGCGCTGCGCGGACACGGCACGAGCGGATGGCCGATGGTCGGCATCATGGCCTGGCTGGTCGTGTTGATCGCGGTCGCCGAGGGCATTCGCCAGCGACGTTCGGTGCTGACCGCCCGGCGCCAGCGCGCCGAGGCGGCCCGTCGCAACGAGGAGGCCGAACGCGCCCGCGAACTGGCCGAACGCGATCAGCGGGCAACCCTGGAACGACTGGCCATCGCGCGAGAACTGCACGATGTGCTCGCGCACAGTCTGTCGCTGATCAACGTGCAGTCGTCGGTGGCGCTGGAACTGCTGGACCGCAAACCCGAGCAGGCCGCCACGGCGCTGTCGGCGATCAAGGAGGTCAGCCGCGATGCGCTCGGTGAGGTGCACAGCCTGCTGCGGTCGATCCGGGCAGGTGCGGAAACCGTTGCGGCGCCGACCGCTCCGGCGGTCGGGATCGGCGATCTGGAATCATTGCTGGCTCCGACCCGAGCCGCCGGGACGGTAGTTCGTACGACGGTGTCGGGCACACCGAGACGATTGCCGGTGGTGGTCGATGTCGCCGCCGCCCGCATCGTCCAGGAATCCCTGACCAATGTGCTGCGGCACGCACCCGGCGCCGAAGCCGGCGTCACCGTGGACTATTCGCCGACCGGCCTGTGCATCACTGTGGACAACGAGCGGCCGGCGAATTCTCCACAGTCATCCACAGCCGGTGGGGGCAACGGCATTCCGGGCATGATCGAACGTGCCCATGCGCTCGGCGGCGAACTGTCGGCGGCAGCACGCGACGACGGCGGCTTCCGGGTCCGGGCGCGCCTGCCGATCCTCGCGTCGACGCCCCCCGAATACCCTGATACGCAGGAGGTTTCGTGA
- a CDS encoding LLM class flavin-dependent oxidoreductase → MTIRFGTMLVPRSGGSWVAAARTAEQRGYHTLLLPDTLNTPSPFPALAAAAAVTTTLRLRPNVIAVPLHTPTAVVRETAALQLLSDGRFELGLGIGRPAAESEAERLGRPWGSPGQRRALLLETVTAVRAEVDPAPPIVVAASGARMLTAAAEFADRIVAALLPDASERDVAQLISLVRDHTDRPIAFTSQLMGVGDVTSWSPAGQRFDVAQLREANSFGLLPGDPDAAADILRHRRDEYGIDEVIVPGDLADAFAPIIERLR, encoded by the coding sequence ATGACGATCCGTTTCGGAACCATGCTCGTTCCACGATCCGGCGGCAGCTGGGTCGCGGCCGCCCGCACCGCCGAACAGCGGGGCTACCACACCCTCCTGCTACCGGACACCCTGAATACGCCGTCCCCGTTCCCGGCGTTGGCGGCGGCCGCCGCGGTGACGACCACGCTGCGCCTGCGCCCCAACGTCATCGCGGTCCCGCTCCACACGCCGACCGCGGTGGTCCGGGAAACCGCTGCCCTGCAACTCCTTTCCGACGGCCGGTTCGAGCTGGGGCTCGGCATCGGCCGGCCCGCTGCCGAATCGGAGGCCGAACGCCTGGGCCGGCCGTGGGGTTCGCCCGGACAGCGCCGGGCCCTGCTGCTCGAGACGGTCACGGCCGTGCGCGCCGAGGTGGATCCGGCGCCGCCGATCGTGGTCGCCGCGTCCGGAGCGCGAATGCTCACCGCCGCAGCGGAATTCGCCGATCGCATCGTCGCCGCGCTGCTGCCGGACGCGAGCGAGCGGGACGTCGCGCAGCTGATCTCCCTGGTCCGCGACCACACCGATCGCCCGATCGCGTTCACCAGTCAGCTCATGGGCGTTGGTGATGTGACGTCGTGGTCGCCGGCCGGTCAGCGCTTCGACGTCGCACAGCTCCGCGAGGCGAACTCGTTCGGCCTGCTCCCCGGCGATCCCGACGCCGCCGCCGACATCCTGCGGCACCGGCGCGACGAGTACGGCATCGACGAGGTGATCGTTCCCGGCGACCTCGCCGACGCGTTCGCCCCGATCATCGAGCGCCTCCGCTGA
- a CDS encoding vWA domain-containing protein — MTNPDATLIAVLLDRSGSMQSIKADTEGGLAAYFEQQRTLPKQIQVTLAQFDTEYECVYSNVPIDRIPAPQLLPRGGTALYDALGRLVTDVGAELAARPESERPGTVIVVVLTDGHENSSREWTHAAVRSLITQQQEVYSWDFLFLGANMDAVEIGSRMGFAPSQSITYAAAPAGVAGVFGAAAAYSARLQSDPGAARRAGFTDSEREQSNPGD, encoded by the coding sequence ATGACCAATCCGGATGCGACGCTCATCGCGGTGCTGCTGGACCGCTCCGGGTCCATGCAGTCGATCAAGGCCGATACCGAGGGCGGCTTGGCCGCCTATTTCGAGCAGCAACGCACGCTGCCGAAGCAGATCCAGGTGACGTTGGCGCAGTTCGACACCGAATACGAGTGTGTGTATTCCAATGTGCCGATCGATCGGATCCCGGCGCCGCAGCTGCTTCCGCGCGGCGGTACGGCCCTGTACGACGCACTCGGCAGGCTGGTCACCGATGTGGGCGCCGAATTGGCGGCCCGTCCCGAATCCGAGCGGCCCGGCACGGTCATCGTGGTGGTACTCACCGACGGTCATGAGAATTCCAGCCGCGAATGGACGCATGCGGCGGTGCGTTCGCTGATCACCCAGCAGCAGGAGGTCTACAGCTGGGACTTCCTGTTCCTCGGCGCGAATATGGATGCCGTGGAGATCGGCTCGCGCATGGGCTTCGCGCCGAGCCAGTCGATCACCTATGCCGCGGCGCCCGCGGGTGTCGCCGGTGTATTCGGGGCGGCCGCCGCGTATTCGGCGCGACTGCAGTCCGATCCCGGCGCGGCCCGGCGTGCGGGATTCACCGATTCCGAACGCGAACAATCCAATCCCGGGGACTGA
- a CDS encoding ABC transporter permease subunit: MIADLMACARAEFARLRKWPAFWIVLGTWIVLNLVFAYLFNYLAYTSGSSSRMSNGQPREVLLQLMLPAAVPEVFTQGMAMFGGGLMLVLGALVAGSGYGWGSWKTVFTQGPSRAAVVGGTVLALVTVVVALVVTAFAVDTGVAALIGVVEQQSLTLPTLGRTALGLGTGVAILGMWTLAGAAVAAIARGPALAVGLGLVWVLVVENLLRGVASIFAPIRAITDHLPGTAAGSLAGAMRTVGGAATPGVLDILSRPAAVVALAVYIVVFAAATIALLVRRDMA, encoded by the coding sequence ATGATCGCCGACCTGATGGCCTGTGCCCGAGCCGAATTCGCCCGACTGCGGAAATGGCCGGCGTTCTGGATCGTGCTCGGTACCTGGATCGTGCTGAATCTCGTCTTCGCCTATCTGTTCAACTATCTGGCCTACACCTCCGGCAGCAGTTCCCGGATGTCGAACGGGCAACCGCGCGAGGTGCTGCTGCAGCTGATGCTGCCGGCCGCCGTGCCGGAGGTGTTCACCCAGGGGATGGCCATGTTCGGCGGAGGGCTCATGCTGGTGCTCGGCGCGTTGGTGGCGGGTAGCGGATACGGCTGGGGCAGTTGGAAAACCGTGTTCACGCAGGGACCGTCGCGGGCCGCGGTGGTGGGCGGCACGGTACTGGCGCTGGTCACCGTGGTGGTGGCACTGGTCGTCACCGCGTTCGCGGTGGACACCGGGGTGGCCGCGCTGATCGGCGTGGTCGAGCAGCAATCCCTGACACTGCCCACACTCGGGCGGACGGCACTCGGCCTCGGCACCGGGGTGGCGATCCTCGGTATGTGGACGCTGGCCGGTGCGGCGGTCGCGGCGATCGCGCGCGGACCGGCGCTGGCGGTCGGGCTGGGCCTGGTGTGGGTGCTGGTGGTGGAGAACCTGCTGCGCGGCGTGGCGTCGATTTTCGCGCCGATCCGGGCGATCACCGACCATCTGCCGGGCACCGCGGCGGGCTCGCTGGCGGGCGCGATGCGCACCGTCGGGGGCGCGGCGACTCCCGGGGTGCTCGACATCCTCTCTCGGCCGGCTGCGGTCGTGGCGCTGGCCGTCTACATCGTCGTATTCGCCGCGGCCACAATCGCATTGCTGGTCCGCCGCGATATGGCCTGA